The genomic stretch TCCTGCGTTTCTGTTAACCATGGCAGCcagcattgtaaataaaaatacatgcAGAAAGATAATGAGCCTCTGTGTCTCTGGATCCTTCCCCCTTAATTTATTTTTCATGTCAGCTAGGCCCATCTTTTCAAAGAAACACCATTTATTTAAATCTCCAGTTTAGTAAAATAAGGAGCTTATTTTTCCAGTCCTTTTGTTTTTTCACTTCTTGTTACCTTGTAAAATAAGCAACAACCATGGATAACCACAAGAAGAACAAGGTGAGGAAACAGTCCATGTCAGCCAGGCTCATCCTgatttttctccacaatttcgaTCTAGTCTCACTGCTGCAACTCCCAAACGGGCTTGGGAGGCAAAAGGCAGAGTCATACGTCCTCCGAAAcccgcccacttaacccggaagccagccacaccaatgcaTCAGATTCCTctggtcagcctgcaggcgcccggcctgcaacaaggagttgctagagcgcgatgagccaagtaaggtcccccccggccaaacccggatgacgctgggatgattgtgcgctgccctatgggattACCGATCACGACCGGttttgatacagcctgggattaaacccaggtctgtagtgacgcctctagcaataagatgcagtgccttagaccgctgcgcaactTGGAAGGCCCTCAGGCCCACCATTTTAAAGAAACACCATTTATTTAAGTAGTTTTGTTCTGGTcacaaaataatccagaaaattacaATAAACAGCTCCACAATCAGGCAGAAAACGGAATGTTCTATTCTCAGACAGGGCCATCTTCAAAGAAAACATTGAAATGATCTCTATTTCAGCTAAATAAGCAGATTTGTTGAGAATACAAGAAAATCCTAATAATTCAGCTAAAGAGTGCCACATTCATGCAGAAAAATCTGATTGTTCTATTATAGAGTGAGAACAATTTGTTTCCTTGGCTGATATGGCTGCTACTTACAAATAATATAACAGTAAATGAATAGATGACATTCACTGCTATGAGGCCATCTCCAATATAATTGCATAGTTTACACAGACCCACCGTGGACCTTGACAAATGCATCTCTGTCCAATAGTCTGTTTTGCAGTGGTATAAAGTACTGAATTAAAattacttgaaagtactacttaagtagttttttggggggtatctgtactttactatttatatttttgacaacttttacttcactatattgctaaagaaaagtatgtaatttttactccatacattttccctgacactcaaaagtactcgtTGCATTTTGAATGATTAGCAGGACAGAACAATTAtgtaattcacacacttatcaagagaacatccctggtcttcccgattgcctctgatctggcagactcactaaacacacatgcttcgtttgtaaattatgtctgagggttggagcatgcccctggctataGGTACATTTAAAATTCAAAGACAATGGTGCCTTCTGGTTTActtaataaggaatttgaaaagatttacacatttacttttgatacttaattatatttaaaaccaaatactttagacttttactcaagtacttttttacagggtgactttcacttttacttgagtcattttctataaaaaggtatctttatttttactcaagtatgacaattgggtactttttccaccactgctgttTTGTCAACGAACTCAATGTATTAGAACACTGGTGGTAACTATATGATCCCAATGTAGCCTAGTAGGTAGCCTAGTAAAACGATGCCCCCCTCTGGTATATTATTTTGCGAACTACCTGGATCCTAGGGGGTTAAGGTTAAATGCGGaaaacacattttggttgaaagCATTCAGCTGTGAAACGGACTTGGTATCTCCTTTCACTTCGTTGTTGTTTCCCTGTTTACTACTCAAATATATTGAATTTATTGAGTCAAAGACGAAATtaactacaatacactggtcTGAAATATATTAGCATTACTAGGCTACACAGAACCACGGCGGACACattgtaaatgtatttttttctaggCAACATGCCTAGATCTTCCCACTGGGGCGTGGCTTATGGAGTTCTATGAAATGAGAGCTGGTATGGCCGTATTCTAGCCCAACGAGTTCTCACACGGGTGCCCGATTGCTATTAGTGTAGCAGGGCTGCACGCAAAAGCCATAAAGGCAAAGACGGATGGGCTATCAGCTGATCATAGCCAATGTAGATGATGACCTAGTTACCTAGCTTTGCTGTCGAAACAAGCTAGTTTATACTTGATTTGAGCTTGTTCTGCTACTGACATATGCCTCGACTTACTATCAAGGAGTCGATGTGCCTCCTTCCCAGACCACAAGCAACTAAAATATTCGCAACTCACCGCTCGTGCTGTGCAGAACGAGTGCAGCAGCgcgcttttattttgaaggctaaaaCCGGAAGTTCCTGTTTTGTATGCCTGCAGCCGAAACAGTATCTAGTTCCCATCCCATGACTTGTATCATAACAGTAGGGAATGGGGGTGGTCAGCTTGATTACAGCTAAACAGAGACAGGACAGCAATCTTACCACAATGCCAGACGGACTTATTACAAGCAGGTAAAATAAAGAACATTTCGTAGCTATCTTTCTTTGACGTTTCGAGGTTGCCTGATAACATTAACACGTGTGAAACACATCCCCATCGTTGTTTACTTGTTGAAGCCAGTCCTTGTTTTTCCCTGTACCAACCCAGGGGTCCCTTTAACTTAGTTGCAACTATTCACCAAACTATTGTGCACATATTAAGTAATACCATTATGTAGTGAAATAAAAGGTGTCATTGACATGTTTGCCGGATTCCTTTCTTGCTGTTTACCGTTGGGACAGTGTGGAATGATGTTTATTCACGATGTCACTCCACAGTTCTGTTCTTGTATGAATCTTGCACTTTGTGCAATTACTTTTGGTCAATGTCACAATGTTTTCCATCCCAGGCTGTTGCAGAATGAGGTGACAGGCATAGATCTGCAGGTGCCTCTTTACCAGGAGATCCGTGGTACCATGATGACAGGTCATGTGGAGTACCAGATAATTGTGGTGACTCGGCTGGCTGCCTTCAAATCCGCCAAACACAAACCTGAAGACATTGTACAGCTGGTGGTAGGTAGTCACAGGTAGTCGTAGTCCCATGTAAGCTAGGTGGAAACATAAGTATTAGCATCCTGCCCCTGTGCCCCTAATCACCTCAAATTGAAAGTGATGGTGTTGCAGCTACTGCTTGGTCTGAAATTGTGGTAACACTTCACTGTAGCattcagtatgtacagtatgcattCCTAAACCCTTTATAACAGCTACATAATGCATAATAACATTAAGATTTTGAACAACAACCAAATATACAATTCTAACGGTTAGATTTGAACCCCAAAGCATTGCTATAAAAGCTACAGGCATACCTAGACCCTGCATGTTTTACATGTGTTTTGCAGGTTTCAAAGAAATACAGTGAAATTGATGAGTTTTACTACAGACTCATGGGTCAATATCCGAAGATCACCTTACCAGCCATGCCTCGCAAGGCCCTGTTTGTAGGCGAGGCAGACATCCGGGAGCGTAGGGTGGCCTTTGACGAACTGGTCAAGTTCATCTCCAAGAATTCTACACTTGCTACTTGCCCAGAGGTGTTGGAGCTCTTAGGTAATGTACCACAAAGCACTACAGTAAATAGTATTTTTTCTATAGAGTTTTGGTAAATAACTTGTTTGATTTGCTTGTCTCTGACTGAAACTTGCACTTTCCAACTCATTCACCTACATTAATGCCACCCCTCTATCTTAATGCAAACTACATAGGTCAGAAAATGTTCAACCTTGGGGAttagtactaatactactgcacCAAACTGTGATATTATTATTTGAACAATGAGGTTACTGTATATCAAGGCAGTCGGGGGTTCAAATTAACATGTATCTGCCTGGCTAGTTATTTAAGAAAAGTATGAATTATTAACCAAACAGAAAAAATAAACAGTACTTCCCTGTAGTGTAGAAGTTGCCTTATTTAATCAAGAATATAATGTCAAAAAGAATATTTGGCTCACAGTTCATATTTCTGTAGGGGCGAAGTCCACAATGGCAGATTCGAAAACTAGGAACGTTGCAGATTGGCAGGACCAGGATAAAGAAGAAGGCTTTAATTTCTTTGAAAGTGAGGAGACCCCTGCTGCTGCGAAAGTAACCAAACATGTTCCACCAGTGAAACCTAGGGAAGAGGAGCAGGAACATGACGATGATGATCAGTACCTTGGACCTCTAGGCAATTTAAAGTAAGAGCCTTGCTGAGGTTGTGTTCATTTTAGATGTTTTTCTCAATGGTTTTGGTATCTTCTCAAATATCTGTATTCTGGATAAAATGGTTGAAagggaaaatataattttatgCTGTAAATCAACAACATTTGAAAATTGGGATACTTTCTACAGGCACTGTATGGTATTTAATGCTTTCTGTCACCCTTTCCCCCAGGTGCACGAGgcagaagaagaaaaagcctCCACAGGCTAAAGTGGCTACCCAACCTAAGTTATCTCTGTTTGATGAGGCTGAGGATATAGATGACGACTTGTTTCAACCTGCAGCCAAAGACAGTTAGTATAAATATTTAAATACAGATTCTGTGTTCCATTTATTGCttccataggaactgcaataaCAATGTCATTAGCTGTCTACAAACAGTGTCAGTGACTGACATCCCGTAAATGAAAATATCAGATCTGTTCCCAAGGAAGCTTGCCTCTTGTCCAATTGAAGTTCAACTCATATCTTCATTGTGCTAACAGGCAACGTTAAGCTGTTTAAGGAGCCAGACTTGATGTGGAATGTGAAGTTGGGGGACCCTTTACTACTTCCAACAGCATACAAGGATGTGGCATCTGCAGATTCAGGACTGGATGAGGATACAGATGAACTTTTCAGGTATACAGTCACAGTTATTTGCGAGACAAAGGGGTTATTACAACATTGTATTAGCCATTCAACATTGTCCTTGTTTCCCTTTTCAGGATAGAAGACAACTTTGACAAGCTCCTCCAGGTGAAGAAAAGTATCAAGGCAAGGCCAGTTCCTGCCCCCAAACCCAAACTGGCCCCAAAGCCAAAACTGCCTGTGAAGCCCTCCTCTCTAGTCTCAGGTGGTAGGGGCCCAGTTGTGGGTGTTCTTCCAGTTGCAGATGAGGTGAAGGATCAAATCGACATTCTCAAGTATATCCAACAAAATGAGTCTACATCTATTGATGATCTGGATCTGTTTTAATTGCCAACTAAATGATAGTAACTGATTAGGACTCATGAAGTTGTTAGCAGGCTACACAGGAAAATAACAGCCTAAAATTCTGCCTATGATTATATTTTGACATTACCCATATTATTCCATCAGGGATGACTTTTGGAAGTCTGATTCTAATAAAAGTCTACTGAACATGTGTAGTTACAATCAGTGCTGGAAATGGGCCTGTGTGGTATCATTTATTTTTAACCATATTGCTTTCCTACTTTTTATACTGAAAATGCTGTATACATTACCATGATTGAGTGGTTCCAAATGCAAT from Oncorhynchus clarkii lewisi isolate Uvic-CL-2024 chromosome 25, UVic_Ocla_1.0, whole genome shotgun sequence encodes the following:
- the LOC139383832 gene encoding HCLS1-binding protein 3 isoform X3, which codes for MGVVSLITAKQRQDSNLTTMPDGLITSRLLQNEVTGIDLQVPLYQEIRGTMMTGHVEYQIIVVTRLAAFKSAKHKPEDIVQLVVSKKYSEIDEFYYRLMGQYPKITLPAMPRKALFVGEADIRERRVAFDELVKFISKNSTLATCPEVLELLVKPREEEQEHDDDDQYLGPLGNLKCTRQKKKKPPQAKVATQPKLSLFDEAEDIDDDLFQPAAKDSNVKLFKEPDLMWNVKLGDPLLLPTAYKDVASADSGLDEDTDELFRIEDNFDKLLQVKKSIKARPVPAPKPKLAPKPKLPVKPSSLVSGGRGPVVGVLPVADEVKDQIDILKYIQQNESTSIDDLDLF
- the LOC139383832 gene encoding HCLS1-binding protein 3 isoform X2, coding for MGVVSLITAKQRQDSNLTTMPDGLITSRLLQNEVTGIDLQVPLYQEIRGTMMTGHVEYQIIVVTRLAAFKSAKHKPEDIVQLVVSKKYSEIDEFYYRLMGQYPKITLPAMPRKALFVGEADIRERRVAFDELVKFISKNSTLATCPEVLELLGAKSTMADSKTRNVADWQDQDKEEGFNFFESEETPAAAKVTKHVPPVKPREEEQEHDDDDQYLGPLGNLKCTRQKKKKPPQAKVATQPKLSLFDEAEDIDDDLFQPAAKDSNVKLFKEPDLMWNVKLGDPLLLPTAYKDVASADSGLDEDTDELFRIEDNFDKLLQVKKSIKARPVPAPKPKLAPKPKLPVKPSSLVSGGRGPVVGVLPVADEVKDQIDILKYIQQNESTSIDDLDLF
- the LOC139383832 gene encoding HCLS1-binding protein 3 isoform X1 encodes the protein MGVVSLITAKQRQDSNLTTMPDGLITSRLLQNEVTGIDLQVPLYQEIRGTMMTGHVEYQIIVVTRLAAFKSAKHKPEDIVQLVVSKKYSEIDEFYYRLMGQYPKITLPAMPRKALFVGEADIRERRVAFDELVKFISKNSTLATCPEVLELLVHISVGAKSTMADSKTRNVADWQDQDKEEGFNFFESEETPAAAKVTKHVPPVKPREEEQEHDDDDQYLGPLGNLKCTRQKKKKPPQAKVATQPKLSLFDEAEDIDDDLFQPAAKDSNVKLFKEPDLMWNVKLGDPLLLPTAYKDVASADSGLDEDTDELFRIEDNFDKLLQVKKSIKARPVPAPKPKLAPKPKLPVKPSSLVSGGRGPVVGVLPVADEVKDQIDILKYIQQNESTSIDDLDLF